The sequence CCCGCGGCCAGCCAGGCGCGGACGACCCCCTCGCCGACTCCGCCGGTCCCGCCCGGGACGAGGACCACGTGTCCGGTCGCTTCGATGGGTGCATTCATGGTGGTGCCTCTCGTTTGATCGTTGTCAGCAACAACGTTGCCGCCGACAACGATAAGCGCAATCGTTGTCGATGTCAACGATCGGCGTGCGAGCGGCTAGTGTTGCCGCGTGGTGGAAGACGACTCGGAACGCGCCCCCGCCCGCCTGCGATCGCTCCTCACGTGGCAGGCCGGCAGGCTCAACCTCCTGGGCACGCGTCTCACGGCGGCGCAGCTGCCGGCGAACGGGCGCTCGGACTACGCCGTGCTCGCAGCTCTCGAGGAGCGCGGACCGATCAGTCAGGCCGACCTGGGGCGGATCCTGGGCCTCGACCGGAACGCCGTGAACACGATCGCGACCCGACTCGACGACGCGGGCAGGATCACGCGCACCACCGACACGTCCGACCGGCGCCGCAACGTGGTCGCCCTCACCGCCGCCGGGCGGAAGGCCCTCGCCGAGCTCCAGTCGGCGACCGACCGCGTGCAGGCCGAGCTCGCAGCCCCGCTCACCGCGGACGAGGCGCGCCGCCTGAGCGCACTGCTCGCCAAGATCATCGACGCGAACCCCGGCCTCCCGAGCTGACGTCGACCCGAGCCCGGTGGTCGAACCCGCCCCGAACGGGTGCTCCTGAGCACTGCCGGGCCGCCGCTAGGCTTTCGACGATCGGGGGGGGACATGAAGTTCGAGCGCATCGCCGTCGGGG comes from Frondihabitans peucedani and encodes:
- a CDS encoding MarR family winged helix-turn-helix transcriptional regulator — protein: MVEDDSERAPARLRSLLTWQAGRLNLLGTRLTAAQLPANGRSDYAVLAALEERGPISQADLGRILGLDRNAVNTIATRLDDAGRITRTTDTSDRRRNVVALTAAGRKALAELQSATDRVQAELAAPLTADEARRLSALLAKIIDANPGLPS